The genomic stretch AATCCCGAAACTTGCAGAAGGAACCATCTCACTCGTGGAACCACTATTCTGATTACTCCCCTCAGGATAGTTCCAATCGTAGTTCACAACCCCACCGCCAGCAAACAGATATGTCTCATGGTTTATCACCCCTTTGTTAAGCACCGCATTTTTTCCATAGAATGGCTTATAAATAAGGTGAGAATGAATCATGAATGTTGGCTTTGCGAACTCGGAAGGTGTGACCCCGAATTGTGTTTCCAGATCAGATTTCAGATCATTTTCAGGCGCCAGGATAAACTGTGCCCTTGCGACCTCCCACCCCCAATTTTCGTTCAGGTTGAATATGTAACCGAATCCTATTGGAAAGGGGTGGAAAAAATTCTCGTTTGCAATATAACCGATATCAAAATTTATCTCATGATCCCTGTGAAATATGCGGTTCTGCACCGCATAGACCTTTGCCTCATCCTTTGTATCTTTACCGGATGCATTACTTGCAGGGAAAAAAAGAAAAACTGAAAGGACGACAATTGCCAAATACGTTTTCATCACTGATAGACCTCCTTTAAAATGCAACAACATCAAATACAAACGGATATGAAACTATAACCTCAGCGCCACTGGGTTTAGGAAACTGCCAGCCGCGAATAGACTCTTTGATACAGTTATGTATCTCATGTGAGTTAATTGAAGATGA from Desulfatiglans sp. encodes the following:
- a CDS encoding outer membrane beta-barrel domain-containing protein; the encoded protein is MKTYLAIVVLSVFLFFPASNASGKDTKDEAKVYAVQNRIFHRDHEINFDIGYIANENFFHPFPIGFGYIFNLNENWGWEVARAQFILAPENDLKSDLETQFGVTPSEFAKPTFMIHSHLIYKPFYGKNAVLNKGVINHETYLFAGGGVVNYDWNYPEGSNQNSGSTSEMVPSASFGIGSKYFINEKLCINFEIRDIMNFWSDGMENRIYVGVGIGYRFNLKPRKVEKDETFEKLNRYLKKEKDDDI